The Trichosurus vulpecula isolate mTriVul1 chromosome 9, mTriVul1.pri, whole genome shotgun sequence region atacaaaattagTAGTCCCACATTAATTGAATCCTAATATCCTAAATAAAAAATATCCTAATTTTTCAAAAAGGATGAGAATAGAGTCTGTCAACTCTGTGAGACTAGTGACTTTGGCTTTGATTCTTGGGAAAAtgactaatagctaacattcatagagagctttaaggtttggagagtgctttacaatattattgcATTTTAGCCTCCTAACAGCCCTGGctggtaggtgctactattattcccattttacgaataaggaaactgaagctgagaggttgttacttacccagggccacatagctagtaagtaacagaggctacatttgaattcaggtcttcccagctcaGGATCCGGTGCttcatccactatgccatctagctgcctcattctAGAaaggatcattaaagagatggttggtgaACAACTAGAAATAGGCGCAGTGTTTGCAAAGAGCCACACATGACTTCATTTAGAATAGGTTTGTGCCTGTCTAACCTCATTTACATTTCTAACAGGATCACTAAACTAGTAGATAGAGGGGATTGCAGTGGATATGGTTTGCTTAGAATTTTAGCAAAACTTTTTTCATtatcaaattttgtttttaatttatggaataaaacaagcacttatttccctaacatagtataacaaaaaagacaattgcacatgaaactgaaaatctactatgcacaacttgctattcctttcaaatatacaacaaaattatcatgtaaatttcttttttctcctccccccatggctaccattagatacaaatagatatatatttatatgtaaaattattctatacacctatttaaaagttctttctttggatgcagatagcatctttcttcgtatgtcttttatagttaatttggatatttataatagtcaaaataacttatctgttcaaagtcattcttaaaataccattgctgttactgtatataatgttctcttggttctgctcattttgctcttcattattttgtgcaagtctttctgtgtttctctaaaatcattgagctcatcatttcttatagcacagaagtattccatcacaatcatataccacaacttgttcagccactcctcaattgatgggcatccctgcaacttccagttctttgccaccacaaaaagatctgctataaatattttagggcatataggttctttttcttttcccctaattaTCTTCAGAagtagaccaagtagtggtattgctggatcaaagtgtatagATAgatttataactctttgggcataatttcagattgctctccaaaatgactggatcaattcacaattccaccaacaatgaattagtgttggCAACACTTTTAATAAAGTATCTCATACCATTTTTGGATAACATGGAAAGTTATGCATTATACAATAATACAGACATATGGATTCGGATCCCATTGGAGAGTAGTTGTTAAAGATACAATATTAGTATGGCAGGAGTTCTCTGATAGAGTCATGTCTATGTATTTGTACTTGGTCCTCTACTGCTTGCATTTTTATCAATATTTTGGATAAAAGTATATAGatggtatgcttatcaaatttgcagatgacacaacaTTAGGAGTAATAGCTAGCAATCTGCAGGCTCCATCTGAATCAGTAACCATGGTGTggcattcccccaccccccaccaaaaaaaaaggctaaTGCAGTCTTGAGCAGCATTATGAAGGGCATACCTACCAGCAGTAGGTAAATAGTGGTTCCACTATATTCTGCCCTCTTCAGACCTCATTTCTAGTATTATATTCAATCTTGGAAAATGCCCAGAGGAAAacagccaggatggtgaagggactTGAGTCTGTGAcatatgaggatcaattgaaggaTTAAGTCTTACTTGAAGAAAGGATTAGACTTGACTTCTTTGGCCCCACAGGGTAAAACTAGGAGTGAAAGTCcgaaagagaaaattaaagcttGATGCAAAGGAAAGGTGCATTGAACATTCTCAAGCAATGGAAGTTTcctccttagaggtcttcaaacaaagacaGTAGGATAATATTCCTGGTATGTTATAGTAAGGATTCCTTTCATGCATGGATTGGCCACTAAGGTCCTAGGACAATTTCTTCTTTCCATATCTATTTTTCATGCTCCACCCTGTCCCAAGAGTAGTTCCTGTCTTACTTTACGAGCTCTGTTTCAGTCTAGACTGAACACAAATGCAATCATAGTTGTTACCTAGGGATGCTTTCCAGGGTAACTGCAATTCCCCTGCAGGTGGAATAATACTACATTTGTACAGCATTTCTATCCTCTCACCTGGTTTTCCATGAACATCCAATTCTAATAATACTTATTTGCTTAGGCTACACCATACTCTCTGGTATACTCTCTttgctggggaggagagggaagtatATACATGCCACCTCCTACACAATATGTTTACAGATACCCCCACTATTTGTTAGTGCCCTCTCTgaaattactctgtatttatttttatgtatttatattgatTTATCTCTATACATCTATGATGTCTCTCTCCATCAatgtgtaagctctttgagggctagcacattaaaaaaatctttgtgtttCCCAATGCCTACGATAGTAATCTTAACAAATACTTGATGAATGAAAGATAAATACTGAGGGGATCCCCTAACTCCCAAGGCAACTTATTTCACTTTGGGACAGCACTGAATATTATGAAGTTTTTGCTTATATCAAATTTAAAACTGATTCTCTGGACCTTCCTTTGACCCCACTGCTtgcagttctgccctctgggttcAGGCAAATAAAGTCTAATCCATCTCCCACATAAGAACTTCTCAAAAACTTTAAGATTGTTATGTGCCTCTTAAATCTTCTTTTCATGAAGTTAAATAGCCCCAGTTCCTTCCAGATAtctgcatgtgtgtacacatgtatatgtatgtgtctgtttATATGTATATCATGTCCTCAAGTCTGTACAGGGTCATAAGATTTAGTGCTGGGAAAAGGACCATAAAGCCCCATCTTTCAGGTGGGGGCACTGATGCTTAGAAAAGTTAAACTCACAATtattaagtagcaaagccaggattcaaatccatgtcttctgactccaaaatcaaagCTGTGGTCACTACATCACATTGCACTCCCATTTAATTGGAAAGTAGGTGCTGCCGAAGTAATAAAACTGATACAGCAGTACATAGAGAACCTAAACTATCGCCATTCAGTTATAACTGTCTCTGAGCTGCGCTCAGTTGGTATTAGGTTCTGTTACAGTCACAGAGCCCAAGCATTTTTCTGTATAGAAAGCAGTGGAGAAGGGGGGTGTCGAAGGGGAACGGTTATTCTCTTTATGCTTCTCACTTCCCGTCACGCGGTCCACTCACCCTGCTCATTGCCAAGTTCCTCCATAGTTAGTCGTCAAGGTAGGATTTTACCCTTAGAATAGAAAGAGGTTGAAGAGTGTGATTTCCTAAGCTATCGATACAGCTGGCTTCTACATAAACCCAGTAGTTAAGAAAAGTTAGTGACCTAAGTAACAAAGCCCTACATTTTGGGCAAATTTCCCCATCTCCACCCTCCCAATTCTGACtcacccccctccctcctccctgcttcGCTCCGCCTAGCCCgggtctgcccctcccccctttagGACCGGaggtccagaaaaaaataatggtgAAAGAGTTGCTGTGTTCCTCAAATCAGAAGGGGCTgttaagaaggaaggaggggttgGGGAGTTaacgggggtgggggaggagggggaattggagggagagaaaaatcgGGCGGTATTTAATTCGGAGGGAGTTGTGAGGGTGCAGTATACTGCAAAGAAACCGGGATGCACAGAAGGCACAGTCCAGAGAAAAGTATGAATCTGTCTGTAGAGAGCCTAACAGAAGCTGCTGCTAGAGGTCAGACTGAGATAGTAAGGGAGCTTCTTGAATCAGGCACTGACCCCAATGTCGTGAACCGCTTCGGTCGCAGCGCCATTCaggtagagagaaaaggaagtgttcgagaatgggggtggaggaagggagcgaggaggaaaggggggaaggagtTTTACCGAGCTCCCTATAAAAGGGAATTCATCATAGGCTTTAAAGAATGAAGTATTGATTCAGATTATTCTCGGGGGTGGGGTGTAAGTTAAAAgaaatagtaatttttaaaaaatgcattcgCAGTGGTGTATGTTTCTAAATAATGAACTACATAGTTAAAGATTCCAGATGATGAAATGGGTGGAATAATTCGTGCATATGTATACAAATGAGCCATCTTTTCCATCTACAGCTTTTCAAAATACAGTTCATAGGGGAGAAAATTAACAATGGTAAATATAAAAGTTATCTTATCCTAATTTATTGTGGATCTGAGGTGTGGGGTGGGACAGGATAAAGATACTTTAGTTGCAAGATGGATGACTGGTAAGTGATCAGATACTGGCGAGGGGCAGAGAAAacactttctttttcaaaatgtgaCCTGCAAAgtaataattgtgtgtgtgtgtgtgtgtgcctgtgtgtgcctgtgtgcctGCGTGTACAATTAAGGCTATGTCCAGTCTACAAAAGCATTTAATTGCTTCCACTACTATCTCCCGAAAGAGATAAATTGTTACCCTTTCAGGATCCCGGGATTATTCTAGTTCAGAGTTTACTAATTTCGTGTGAAATTATTTCGACCTCTGCCCaagaaaacagagaacaaaaacgAAAAACCAAAGATTCCACTCACAAATGAAAGTTCTTTTTCCTGCCTCCAAAACATCTACAGAACATAAAAATGTAGTTCATGGTGGAGAAAACTAACAATGCCTAGCTTATTGTGGATctaaggagtggggtggggggtgaagaTATTTTGGTTTCGAGGTGGATGAATAATCAgatattgggggaggggcaaaTAAAATGCTATGGTTATATTCGTTCCTTTTCAAAATGTGACCTCAAAGCAATAAACGCTTCACCTTTAAGATAGAAACTGCTGTCTACAAAAGTACTTTATGGTTGTTAATTCCCGCTTATAAATTAttgtgctagtaaatgttggattttaaaatgtgtatgtattttaatattttaagtatGTCAGTGAAACAAAATGGCGTGtttcttttagaaaaaataatttttgagaacTTTGAAAAATTGCTTTTGAAAACAAGGGAAGCGCAGGACAGAAAATAGCTAGGTTTATGTtttgaaataatgaattaaaatacAATCTTCAAAAAGACTATATTTAAATGGCCTTTTTAAAAAGGGATGAGAATTTGAAAGCGCCTAGAACCTGGGTACTATCCTTGTGGCTAGCTTTTTGGATTCAGACAAGAGATTGGGCAGGTTAGGGTTGGCTGCTATCTACGTTGTCAGAAACAATTAGTGAAAGCAAATATCTTTTGAGTTGTTTTTAAACACTTCGAGGTTTTCAAAAAACACTTCCTCCAAATAttgcattgtttctttcttatttagGAGGTGAACTGAATTATGACATCCAATATTTTATGTAGAGTTTAATGAGAGGTGATACAACGATGGTAATTGCAACATAGCATGTTTTCCCTCGAATATCTAATTTGGTCCCCCTGGATTACCACCTAGGATTGttgaagaaaatttaaatgaaaatgctCAATTAACTTTACTATTTCCAATGAATATTTAAAGGAATACTTTCAACAGCTTTACTACTATTTGTAATGAATATTCAACTCCTTTAGTGTACTTTGTAAACCATTTGGGATTTAATTGGTATTTACATAGGCAAATTAAAGTAATAAGGGTGTTGATTTTGATGGTCCCTAAGATCTGGTCCAACTCCAAGTCCCgaaatcttttaatttttgttgtcgTTTGTTGTTAGTTTTGTGAGCTATGTATGAGTGCTGAAGTTTAAAAGCCACTAAACTGGTTTGTAAATGAACTCATCAAACTAGAATCCATGAGTATTGTCCTTAAATTTATCACCTCGGGTGGCTATTTACTTATTTCCTTGATGTTGCCATAACTCAAAGCACTTCtctttggaaattatttttaagtttacAAGTCATACTACGTCATAATCATTTCCGCTATCCATGAAATAGATGTATTCCTGGGATAAGCCAAACTGGTTAAATAATAAAAGCTAAATTAAACTAGGTTTCTTTTTaagtttcaaaattttcttttttaaaatcagataccACCAGGACTAAAGGCATGAACTGTGGCAGAGCTCACAACTTGAACAGCCATCTGCTGCATAAATATAGCAAAACCCCAAAATTCATCTTTTAGCCTATGTTATTTATGAAAAATCAATTCAATTTTAGCATTTCAGACTTTTAAAATGCTAGTTTTAATATCCACCCTCCATTATAATAGCCACCTTGTTTTCCAAACCACGTGCCGCttgtacaaatatacacaaatgcaTAATATCACTACTGGGacattatatttttgtttgaaaGTTCCACAGAAGAATTTGACAGCTACAGACCTTCACATGTGAGCcatgacaattttattttttctttgaaaaaataattaaagccaATTAAATGGAGTTGCCCACATATCAGTACAATACAATAAAATTCCATATAATACAATAATGTATTTATTTGACaatcagaaaataaatttcttcaaATAGTCTTGTATATGCTCTGGCCTCATTTATCTATTTCATGGCCTAAGAGCGTTTTGAGTGGCTGGATTGCTGAACATCCTTGGGATAAAGAGTTTCAGGTAAGGACTTAGACGTCCTCTAGGACTGGGATCTCATTTACTAACCAGAAAACTTCAGCCCTAGAAAGTAACTTGAATTACCTTTGATCATATATATAGTAAGTAGCtgagcctggattcaaatgcagattctctgactacaaatcagTGGTTCTTTTCACTAATTTTTAaactgaatttaattcaatttacaTAAGTCTAGATTCCTCAAGGACCCAATAGTCTGATCTGTGTGGTGAGATCCTGGCAGCAGTTCTTTGCCACTTTCATGGTCCTTTGATCTCACGGAACTGTACTTTCTTCAGTAAGGTTAATTGGAATTAATCTATATCATCTCATCTACTGGGCAACTCAAAGAGTGTTGTcaaatcaaaattaaaatcaGCTGGTGTCCTTGTTCTGCGCTGTAAACAACGCCTCAGGCAACTACATTTCCAGCTCTATTAGTCTGAAGTACTGCAAAAATGAATGCATACATCCATGGCTAAATTCACTTCCTCTTTGCCCATTCTGTTATTGTAGTACTGACTTCTCCCAACTTTCTCACCTTGGTGAGCCTTATCCCATCTTTAAATTAAGTTCgacctaaaaaaatttttttttctaaagcatcTTTTTGTACGTAAGACAGTGCTagttgctggggatacagagataaatagAACATAAACCTCACGTTTTGCGCTTTATGATTGGAATTTTCCCAAGCTGCTTTGTTAATGTGTCCAACCCTGCCATTTGTCCTCTAGGTCATGATGATGGGCAGTGTGCGCGTGGCAGAGCTCCTGCTGCAGCACGGAGCGGACCCCAACACCCCAGACCCGACAACCCTGGCTCTACCAGTCCACGACGCTGCCCGGGAGGGCTTCCTGGACACTCTGATGCTGCTTCACCGGGCAGGAGCACGGTTGGACGTCAGGGACTCGCTGGGTCGCCTCCCCGTGGACCTAGCCGAGGAACAGGGACACCACCTCGTGGTTACATATCTGCGCGAGGTGGTGAAGGGAGGACTGAAATCCACGATCCAGCATGTAGAATAGGATCCTCCAGGTGaggccaaaataaaaaaaaattaaaaatagtaaatGTGTCTGGAACTTCTTTGGTTAAGACTGACactgctttttcccttccctagGACCACCAAAGTTAAGgataataactaccatttatttagctctttaaggtttgcaaagcgctttacaaatatctcatttgtttctcacaaaaaccctgggaggtaggtgcaattatccccgttttacagataagaaaacagcctgagggaagttaagtgatctaCCCACGGTCACGTAGCTTGTGTCTCAAGGCAGATTTGAACAAAGGTttccctgacttcaggtccagcactctacccacagTAAAATGTAGCTACCGTGGTATGCA contains the following coding sequences:
- the LOC118831388 gene encoding tumor suppressor ARF-like isoform X1, translated to MIRRVRVTIRVGRACRPHRIRTFVAKIVQALCLASASSNQALPFQVLLIVRRKRDRGRPGHDDGQCARGRAPAAARSGPQHPRPDNPGSTSPRRCPGGLPGHSDAASPGRSTVGRQGLAGSPPRGPSRGTGTPPRGYISARGGEGRTEIHDPACRIGSSRFRCPP
- the LOC118831388 gene encoding cyclin-dependent kinase inhibitor 2A-like isoform X2; translation: MHRRHSPEKSMNLSVESLTEAAARGQTEIVRELLESGTDPNVVNRFGRSAIQVMMMGSVRVAELLLQHGADPNTPDPTTLALPVHDAAREGFLDTLMLLHRAGARLDVRDSLGRLPVDLAEEQGHHLVVTYLREVVKGGLKSTIQHVE